The sequence below is a genomic window from Nakaseomyces glabratus chromosome F, complete sequence.
TTGTACTGGTTTGGACCCTTGCCCTGTTGTTGTAAGTGCATGTCTTGTCCATTAGCAAATCCTGGTGCACCACCTTGGCCATTCATTTCCGGTACATGACCTTTATCGTCATGAGAGTATGCTACTTGTTCTTGATGTACCTGCATGTGTTGTTGATCCATAGGAGcgttatttttttgagtATGAGGTTGTTTGTTCTGCTCTGCAATTTGTTCTTGGTGTTGGTTTTGAGGTTGCTGGCCCTGTTGCATCGATGTGTCGaattcctcttcttcttcttcctcatcgTCATCGGGAGCATTCAAACACGCTTGAATCAAGTTTCTACCTTCCTGTTGTGTGACAATGGGTTCGAATTTTGGAGTACTGAAGGTGTAAACGAGACCAGTCTCAGATACAACTAGCAACAGTACTTGTGTCCCTGTAAGCACAGAAAGCTCAAAGGCTTTCTTCATGATACCATGCTTTCTCTTTGAGAAAGTGACATGTCTTCTAGTCTTGTTCTCTATAAACTTGATCTcaatctttcttctttctctttgtCCTCCAGTTGGAGTAGAAGTATCTTCATCTATATCTGACATGCTGAGTTTTTTTTAGGTTTGATGATTATATGTACCCCTCGTCTTATAGTCTTCTTTGTTAGCGTACAGAGTGTATAGTCTTCCAgatcaaatatttctaaCGGTACCAAGACAGTTTTCGGaaagaaggaaaataagaaatttaaATAGCCCTGCTATAAATTTTATCCTCAACACGTATCAGCTGCCCAAAGTCTATCGTATACCAATGTGTATACGCGTTCTTCACACCACTATCTTGAGTCCTCCTCGTGATATAGTCCGGAAAGAGATATTTATCTACTTCCAGTTTTGCTTGGTTGATAgttcaaaaacaaaataatgaCTTTCCCTTGCAATAGTGTAAAAAGAGTAGTATTAATGTATCCGAACAGAACATGCAATCAGGCCCACAAAAGATAGAAAGACTGAATGAAAACTTTTTGCAGAAATTGCTTATAATGGTTGAACGAATCGATTCGAGCAGATCATCGCGATTTTCGTCTTTTTTCCTCTTTGAAATCACCGGATTTCCTCTCAGCACGCAGTAGCTGTGGACTAGTCAGTCACATGATACACTATTTTATATGGGTATTCTCACAGTTGCTTGTTAAGCTGTATTAAATGTGCTATATCTATTGTTAGTGATACGTTTATTAATGTATAGTGTATTATTTAatgcttttttttatttgaactGCAGATGCTGTTTCTCTATTAG
It includes:
- a CDS encoding uncharacterized protein (CAGL0F06237g~Ortholog(s) have DNA replication origin binding, RNA polymerase II activating transcription factor binding, RNA polymerase II core promoter proximal region sequence-specific DNA binding and bending, more) codes for the protein MSDIDEDTSTPTGGQRERRKIEIKFIENKTRRHVTFSKRKHGIMKKAFELSVLTGTQVLLLVVSETGLVYTFSTPKFEPIVTQQEGRNLIQACLNAPDDDEEEEEEEFDTSMQQGQQPQNQHQEQIAEQNKQPHTQKNNAPMDQQHMQVHQEQVAYSHDDKGHVPEMNGQGGAPGFANGQDMHLQQQGKGPNQYNHYLNEEQNSVYQQYFQDQQAHYG